The following DNA comes from Streptomyces pristinaespiralis.
GCAGGCCTGCTTGGTCTCGAACAGGCGGCAGCTGCGCGGCAGTCCGAGGTGGTCGTGGACGTAGGTGGCCAGTGACTTGCCGAAGTCGACGCCCGACTCGGTGCCGACGATGAGCAGTTCGATCGCGTCGCGTTCGCTGTCGGTGAGTGCGTCGATGAGGGGTTTGGCGGCGTTGACGGCGAAGGACACGGCGTCCTCGCAGTGCAGTGCGACGCTCTTGCGGTCCATCATCAGGTTGCCGATCCGGCTGTCGTCGAGGCCGCGGGCCGCGAACAGGGTCGGCACGTCGATGTAGGTCTCACCGCAGTAGGCGTTGATGGCTTCGATGCCGACCTGCTTCATGGTCTTCTCCGTAACTACAGGTTCTGGTGGCTTCAGGGCCGGGGGTCGGGGAGGCGGATCACCACGGAGGCGTTGATGCCGCCGAAGGCGAAGCTGTTGCTGAGCGCGGTGCGCAGCGGCAGGTGTTCGGCGGTGCGGCCGGCCAGCGGGACGGCGGTGTCGGGCCGTTCCAGGTTCACGTTGGGGTGGACGGTGCCCGCCCGTAGTTGCGCGACGGTGGCGGCGGCCTCGATCAGGCCGGCCGCCGACAGGCAGTGGCCGGTCAGCGGCTTGGTGGAGTTGACGCGCAGCGAGGGGCGGGTGCCGAACACCGCTGTCAGGGAGGCCGCTTCGGTGGTGTCGCCCAGGACGGAGCCGGTGCCGTGCGCGTTGACGTAGTCGATGTCGGCGGGCTCGAGGCCGGCGGTGGCCAGGGCCGCGCGCATGGCGGCCGCCTGGCCGTCGGCGTCGGGTTCGGTGCCGCGCCGGGCGTCCAGGCGCTGGCCGTGCCCGGTGATCTCGGCCAGGACCGGGGCGCCGCGGCGGCGGGCGGCGTGCGGGTGTTCCAGGACGAGCGCGGCGGCCCCTTCGCCGCGGACGAAGCCCTGCCGTGCGGCGTCGAAGGGCCGGCACATGCGGGCGGGTTCGTCACGGAAGTGCTCGTGGGCCATCGCCCCGGTGCGGCGCAGCGCCTCGGTCTCCACCGGGGACAGTTCGGCGACCGGGGCGACGACCAGGGCGCGTTCGGCCCAGCCGGCGGCGACGGTACGGGCGGCCTGGATCAGGGCGAGGGTGCCGCTGGCGGACGCGCCGCCCAGCGCCCAGCCCTCGCCGCGGATGCCGGTGAGTTCGCTGACCGCGCCGACCGTGTCCACGTCGAGGTGGGTCAGCGCGTAGGAGGCGCGCAGCCGGCCGGGTGCCCGGTCGTGGCCCAGGACGGTG
Coding sequences within:
- a CDS encoding beta-ketoacyl synthase N-terminal-like domain-containing protein is translated as MRALPGPVAVTAAAVLTPLADDLDGFTAALLAGRSAVTLHGEEEDTGALPAAALDGFDLASWAARHLAGDEVTAARLRKVAGRAALPARTAACVALRAVRDAHLTEEQLADGTALIVAGSNLALAHQAATVLGHDRAPGRLRASYALTHLDVDTVGAVSELTGIRGEGWALGGASASGTLALIQAARTVAAGWAERALVVAPVAELSPVETEALRRTGAMAHEHFRDEPARMCRPFDAARQGFVRGEGAAALVLEHPHAARRRGAPVLAEITGHGQRLDARRGTEPDADGQAAAMRAALATAGLEPADIDYVNAHGTGSVLGDTTEAASLTAVFGTRPSLRVNSTKPLTGHCLSAAGLIEAAATVAQLRAGTVHPNVNLERPDTAVPLAGRTAEHLPLRTALSNSFAFGGINASVVIRLPDPRP